The Verrucomicrobiota bacterium nucleotide sequence CGGGTTCCAACACGCGCAGACGTTCGGCCCGCTTGCGCGCAAGGACTTGTTTCCAGAGCGTTTGAAAGGTGTTCAGGAGCGGTTCCGGCAGTGTGCGGGGCGGAGAAGATCGTCGGGCGGCCTGAATGGCTTCGCTCAGGTAATCCGGGAACGGCAGCCCGGCCAGGGTGGCGGGGCGGGCGGCGTGAATATTCAGCACATACGCGGGAATCTCCAATCCCTCCGCGTTATCGGCATGGCGGCGCACGGCATGCAGCAGCGCCGCGAAGTCATCGGCCACCAACGGTTGCTGCAAGAGTCCCCGCCACCAATTCATCACCACGGCGAAGCGCAGCTCCTCCCGCATCACTTCCTCCCAACGTTCGCCGAACAGGCAGCGCAGCAGGAAGTGGCGCGTCAGGATGCTTTGCACGTTCAGGCGCGGGTCCTCGACATCGGCAACGAGGTAATCGCGCAAGAACGAGGCGTCATGCCGTTCCCAGGAACGGGTCAGCCGCTCGGTTTCCACCTGCATGACGGAGGGACGTTTCATGGGGAAGGCGTGGGGGGACGTTCCGCTGGTGTGCTGATCTCTTGGGCGTGGGGAGTGGCTGTGGTTCTGTTCCCCCTCACCCTAGCCCTCTCCCTTGGGGAGAGGGGATTCCGCTTCCGGCGTTCTGAAAGTTTCCAGAGCCTTGGTTGCGCGCCCGCGTTGCGGATGTAATTACGGAAAGACAATTTTTGTAAATCCAGTGTAAAACCAAATGAAGACTCAAACCTTGAAGCAATCTCCCTCAGCCGGGTAATGCCCACCCTCTCCCCAAGGGAGAGGGCCGGGGTGAGGGGGTACCAAGCCTTATTCATCTCCCACCCCCTAAACCTTTCACTCCCGCTTTCTCCGCCTCCCTCCGCGCCAGCTCTTGCAGCCAGTGCGCGGCATTGGCTTTGGCTTCCTCTGGCGTGGTGAGGTCCGTCAGCCCGTTTACAGAGCGGAACAGTTTCTTTAACTGCTTATGCCCGGCAACGGTGCCGCATAACCCAATGCAGGGGACCTTGGCTTGGCGGCACAACGCGCCCAACTCGCCCACGCCTTTGCCCATCAGCGTGGAGCCGTCCATCGCGCCTTCGCCGGTGATGACCAGGTCCGCTCTGCGCAAGCGTTGTGGCAGGCGGGTCCGCTTGGCGAACAGTGCAAAGCCGGGCGCGGCCTGGGCGTTCAGAAAAGCCAGCAGCCCAAAGCCCAGCCCCCCGGCGGCACCGGCTCCCGGTTCCTTGGCCAAGTCACGGCCAAATTGTTGGCGCACCACCCTGGCGAGCTGTTGCAGCGCGGCATCGGCGATGGGCAGATCCTCCGGCCGCAGTCCTTTCTGGGGACCGTAAATCCGTGAGCAACCACGCGCTCCCAGCAACGGGTTCTGCACATCCACGGCCACGATGACGTTTGGGAAAAGCGGTCCGCGCGTCGGCGGAAGGATTCGTTTCAGCCGGGACAACTCCGTCCAGCGCGATAACGCGTTGTGCTCGCCATCCAGGAACACCCAGCCCAGCGCACGCGCCAGCCCAAAGCCGCCGTCGTTGGTCGCGCTGCCGCCAATCCCGATGATGCACGTGCGCGCCTGCTTCTCCGCCGCATTGAAAAGCATCGTGCCCAACCCCCGCGTGTCCAGTTGGAACGGATGGAACTGCCCCGGCGGCAGCATGGCCAGGCCAACCGTGCGGGCGGATTCGATGATCGCCGTGCGGGTCTTGGCTTCCCACCACCAGGCGGATTCGCACGGGCGCTGCGCGGCATCCACCGTCTGGACGCGTTGCTCCTGGCCGCCCACGTGCGCGCTGAGCAATTCGCCGAAGCCATCCCCACCGTCGCTCATGGGGAATTGCTCCAGCCGGTCACCCGGCCGGCTCGCGTGCCAACCCGCCGCCATCGCGGCGGCGGCCTCGCGGGCGCTCAAGGTGCCTTTGAACTTATCCGGGATGATCAGGATTCGCAGCAATTTCATGCGTCGTTAAACTCCTCGGGTGGCTCGGGCATCCACCAAATGACCACCATCGGCGGAATGAACAACATCCCGATCAACAACAGCGTCGTCTGGAAGTTACCGCCCGCAGTGATCTTGCCGCCATAGATCGTGGCGAACGCCGAGAACAGCCGGCCGATATTATAACAGAAGCCCGCCCCCGTAGTGCGCAGCAGCGTGGGGAACAACGGCGGCAGATACATCGTGAACAACCCGAACAGCCCGCTCCAGAACCCGATGAACGGCAGCCAGAAACCCGTGAGCGTCTGATAATCCCAATGCGGCACGAACGCGCCCACGAACGTCGCCACAAA carries:
- a CDS encoding methyltransferase domain-containing protein; its protein translation is MKRPSVMQVETERLTRSWERHDASFLRDYLVADVEDPRLNVQSILTRHFLLRCLFGERWEEVMREELRFAVVMNWWRGLLQQPLVADDFAALLHAVRRHADNAEGLEIPAYVLNIHAARPATLAGLPFPDYLSEAIQAARRSSPPRTLPEPLLNTFQTLWKQVLARKRAERLRVLEPACGSANDYRFFAAFGLARLLEYHGMDLSAKNVANARKLFPKVDFQAGNVLQIKAAKHAFSACVVHDLFEHLSIEAMTQAVREVCRVTRHGLCVNFFNLHEAEEHTVHPVEEYHWNTLSLPAMRTLFESHGFTGQIIHVGTLLAQTMECPRTHNPNAYTFYLWRE
- a CDS encoding glycerate kinase translates to MKLLRILIIPDKFKGTLSAREAAAAMAAGWHASRPGDRLEQFPMSDGGDGFGELLSAHVGGQEQRVQTVDAAQRPCESAWWWEAKTRTAIIESARTVGLAMLPPGQFHPFQLDTRGLGTMLFNAAEKQARTCIIGIGGSATNDGGFGLARALGWVFLDGEHNALSRWTELSRLKRILPPTRGPLFPNVIVAVDVQNPLLGARGCSRIYGPQKGLRPEDLPIADAALQQLARVVRQQFGRDLAKEPGAGAAGGLGFGLLAFLNAQAAPGFALFAKRTRLPQRLRRADLVITGEGAMDGSTLMGKGVGELGALCRQAKVPCIGLCGTVAGHKQLKKLFRSVNGLTDLTTPEEAKANAAHWLQELARREAEKAGVKGLGGGR